The Agarilytica rhodophyticola genome has a window encoding:
- a CDS encoding MAPEG family protein has translation MTLYITGLYASLAYLIIIFLAFRVIKYRRVFKVAIGSGSQKELDVAIRCHANALENLPLALILLACAEITGLASLWLHLAGTVLIISRIAHAQGLTVSNGGVAKGRFYGTLGTWLTMLALAGFNIFQFVVRGISG, from the coding sequence ATGACTCTATATATCACTGGTTTATACGCAAGCTTAGCTTACTTGATTATTATATTCTTGGCTTTTCGAGTTATAAAATATCGAAGGGTCTTTAAAGTCGCTATTGGCAGTGGTAGTCAAAAGGAGTTGGATGTGGCTATTCGCTGCCATGCCAATGCGCTTGAGAATCTTCCATTGGCACTTATCTTACTCGCTTGTGCAGAGATAACGGGTCTTGCGAGCCTTTGGCTGCATTTGGCTGGCACAGTATTAATCATCAGTCGTATTGCCCATGCTCAGGGTTTAACTGTATCAAATGGAGGGGTTGCCAAAGGGCGTTTCTATGGCACTTTAGGAACATGGTTAACCATGCTGGCTTTAGCTGGTTTCAACATTTTCCAGTTTGTTGTACGTGGGATAAGTGGGTAA
- the ribD gene encoding bifunctional diaminohydroxyphosphoribosylaminopyrimidine deaminase/5-amino-6-(5-phosphoribosylamino)uracil reductase RibD, producing the protein MSDREIMVRALRLAKQGLNTTTPNPRVGCVLVDDAMNIVGEGFHARAGEAHAEINALAAAGEKAKGATAYVTLEPCSHRGRTGPCADALIAAGVARVVYAMEDPNPEVSGAGLDKLRAAGIIVDGPLLESEARELNLGFIKRMRQKIPYIRCKMAMSVDGRTAMASGESKWITGPDARADVHKLRARSCAIVTGVESVIHDDPALTVRLSETERQPLRVIVDTHSRCPLKADILNQPGNTIIACAQGEAKDDGRNYWELPQKDGHISLYALVRKLADEGCNEVLVETGATLAGAFAAAGLIDEFIIYVAPKLMGSSARPLFHLPIDKMRSQLPLSIEDIRRVGEDWRITAYPDPEG; encoded by the coding sequence ATGTCTGATCGTGAAATAATGGTGCGTGCCTTGCGTTTGGCAAAGCAGGGTTTAAACACAACTACCCCTAACCCCAGAGTTGGTTGTGTGTTAGTGGACGATGCTATGAATATCGTCGGTGAGGGGTTCCATGCGCGCGCTGGTGAGGCCCATGCTGAAATCAATGCTCTGGCTGCCGCGGGAGAAAAAGCGAAGGGCGCGACAGCCTATGTCACCCTTGAACCTTGTAGCCACCGCGGACGCACCGGTCCATGTGCCGATGCGCTAATTGCTGCTGGTGTGGCGCGGGTTGTATATGCGATGGAAGACCCCAATCCTGAAGTAAGTGGTGCCGGATTAGATAAGTTGCGAGCCGCAGGTATTATTGTCGATGGCCCTTTGCTGGAAAGTGAGGCTCGAGAGTTAAATCTGGGCTTTATTAAGCGTATGCGACAGAAGATTCCCTATATTCGCTGTAAGATGGCGATGAGTGTGGATGGCCGCACAGCAATGGCCAGTGGTGAAAGCAAGTGGATTACTGGCCCCGATGCTCGTGCCGATGTGCATAAATTACGCGCGCGCAGCTGTGCCATAGTAACAGGGGTAGAGTCAGTCATTCATGATGATCCTGCACTTACGGTACGCTTGTCTGAGACTGAGCGCCAGCCGCTTCGCGTTATTGTTGATACACATAGTCGATGCCCGCTAAAGGCCGATATCCTCAATCAGCCCGGGAATACTATTATTGCTTGCGCTCAAGGAGAGGCTAAGGATGATGGGCGTAACTACTGGGAATTGCCGCAAAAGGATGGCCATATCAGCCTCTATGCCTTAGTGCGCAAGTTAGCTGATGAAGGATGTAATGAAGTACTGGTTGAAACAGGAGCGACCTTGGCTGGTGCGTTTGCTGCAGCCGGTTTAATTGATGAGTTTATTATTTATGTTGCGCCTAAATTAATGGGCAGTAGTGCACGTCCCTTATTTCATCTTCCGATTGATAAGATGCGCAGCCAGTTACCTCTATCCATTGAAGATATTCGTCGTGTTGGCGAGGATTGGCGTATTACGGCATATCCTGACCCAGAGGGGTAG
- a CDS encoding retropepsin-like aspartic protease family protein, with the protein MKRLYWLVGLIIFCGAIDAYAQDNIVVTGLLKNMVVLEVNGVQRTIRAGKTSPEGILLVSADTKKAIVEIDGKRHTLQLSRRIGGVKYSAPAKTVVRIPGGRGGHHYTPGRINGRSVNFLVDTGATSLSLNSIMAKSIGIKFSSGKKISLQTANGITSGYQVTLQSVAVGDLKLSNVEAVVVEGQYPAEILLGNSYLSRVNFKVESGVLILESKY; encoded by the coding sequence ATGAAAAGATTATATTGGCTTGTTGGTCTCATTATATTTTGTGGTGCAATAGATGCCTATGCACAGGATAATATTGTTGTTACAGGCTTGCTCAAAAACATGGTTGTACTGGAGGTAAACGGTGTTCAGCGCACTATTCGTGCTGGAAAAACGTCACCAGAAGGTATCTTACTTGTCAGTGCTGATACAAAAAAGGCAATCGTTGAAATAGACGGAAAACGGCATACTCTTCAACTTTCACGACGGATTGGCGGTGTTAAATATTCTGCGCCAGCTAAAACTGTGGTTAGAATTCCCGGCGGTCGAGGGGGGCACCATTACACTCCAGGTAGAATTAATGGGCGATCTGTCAATTTCTTAGTGGATACTGGTGCGACGTCTCTATCACTTAATTCGATTATGGCAAAGAGTATTGGGATTAAATTTTCTTCGGGTAAGAAAATTAGTTTGCAAACAGCTAACGGTATTACTAGCGGCTATCAAGTCACCTTACAAAGTGTTGCTGTTGGAGATCTGAAATTAAGCAATGTTGAGGCGGTTGTTGTCGAAGGTCAGTATCCTGCTGAAATTTTACTGGGCAATTCCTATTTGTCGCGTGTTAATTTTAAAGTAGAAAGTGGTGTATTGATTTTAGAGTCGAAGTATTAG
- a CDS encoding retropepsin-like aspartic protease family protein encodes MMSRLTVIFALCIGFVLGWYGHGVLAPPLNSQQALNIPTFIDNKVDTVTPFHSLAEKKIVVLEADGHEKNNSLTGDAENPIPTQSTTDISQVFVKYLDNRNYFDAIQFFQEVNDSDRIAGNALKKILLTRLSLLLEQNLAEDFTELANAYLTTYYEDLDVLLMLAEFNRQTEYYIEAIGVFQLAKEYAYSIKDNEKVIKEFTEFLSKVDKFLSESLNWYTLSQVYLQADIVGLLSPQQKFRQAQVVLENGDLYHAKQILSDLSNDSRVAADVKQLLAKINDTPSDGLADTSDRSSRFSSAVALNPRGNQYLIDISLGDNTSSTLLIDTGASMTTLSRSAFENISHAIDYSHAGSRMFSTANGLTKGSVYRVDTFTIGDFEIADTLVAVLDFEMGGGVHGLLGMNILGNFKFQIEQDSHQLLLEPRQN; translated from the coding sequence ATGATGTCTCGACTTACCGTTATATTCGCTCTATGTATAGGCTTTGTATTAGGGTGGTACGGACATGGAGTTCTTGCGCCGCCTCTTAATTCGCAACAAGCTCTTAACATTCCCACCTTTATTGACAATAAAGTTGATACGGTTACGCCATTTCATTCCCTTGCTGAGAAAAAGATTGTTGTTTTGGAGGCTGATGGGCATGAAAAAAATAACTCCCTTACTGGCGATGCTGAAAACCCAATACCTACACAAAGTACAACTGATATATCACAGGTTTTTGTCAAATATCTCGATAATAGAAACTATTTTGATGCTATTCAGTTTTTTCAGGAAGTAAATGACAGCGATCGTATTGCTGGTAATGCTCTAAAAAAGATTCTACTGACGCGCCTTAGTCTATTGCTCGAGCAAAACTTAGCAGAAGACTTTACCGAACTGGCTAACGCTTATTTGACAACTTACTATGAAGACTTAGATGTATTGTTGATGTTGGCTGAATTTAATCGCCAGACTGAGTACTATATTGAAGCTATAGGTGTATTTCAGCTAGCAAAGGAATATGCCTATTCTATAAAAGATAATGAAAAAGTTATTAAAGAATTTACCGAGTTTCTCAGCAAAGTTGATAAGTTTCTGAGTGAAAGTCTCAACTGGTACACATTGAGCCAGGTTTATTTGCAGGCAGATATTGTCGGTTTGCTATCACCCCAACAAAAATTTCGGCAAGCGCAGGTGGTGTTAGAAAATGGAGATCTCTATCACGCTAAGCAAATACTGTCCGATTTATCAAATGATTCCCGAGTTGCAGCTGACGTTAAGCAATTGTTAGCTAAAATAAATGATACGCCAAGCGATGGCTTGGCTGATACTAGCGATCGTTCGTCGCGCTTTTCAAGTGCTGTTGCGTTAAATCCACGTGGCAATCAGTACTTAATTGATATTTCATTAGGTGATAATACTTCTAGCACATTATTGATTGATACTGGAGCCTCTATGACAACATTATCACGTAGTGCTTTTGAAAACATAAGCCATGCGATTGATTATTCACACGCAGGATCGCGTATGTTTAGTACTGCTAATGGCTTAACTAAAGGTAGTGTGTATCGTGTTGACACTTTCACCATTGGTGACTTTGAAATTGCAGATACTCTCGTTGCCGTGCTTGACTTTGAAATGGGGGGAGGTGTGCATGGTTTATTGGGAATGAATATTTTAGGTAATTTCAAATTCCAAATAGAGCAGGATTCTCATCAACTTCTACTTGAACCTCGACAAAACTAA
- the nusB gene encoding transcription antitermination factor NusB — MKVSAATRSRARHFAMQAIYQWQMTSNAINVIEAEYHTDNDMSKVDVEYFHEIFRGVAMKKTTLDEMFSPYLKGLQLDNVDPVTLSILRLACFEFSDRIDVPYRVVINEAVNMAKKFGAADSHKFVNGVLDKVALDVRATEVNAKDTKAKK, encoded by the coding sequence ATGAAAGTTTCTGCTGCAACCCGCAGTCGTGCGCGCCATTTTGCCATGCAGGCTATTTATCAATGGCAAATGACCAGCAATGCTATAAACGTTATTGAGGCTGAATATCATACCGACAATGATATGTCGAAAGTGGATGTTGAGTATTTCCATGAGATATTTCGCGGTGTGGCGATGAAGAAAACCACCTTAGATGAAATGTTTTCGCCATATCTCAAAGGCTTGCAGCTAGACAACGTTGACCCTGTGACTTTGTCGATCTTGCGCCTAGCGTGTTTTGAATTTAGCGATCGGATCGATGTGCCTTATCGCGTTGTGATTAACGAAGCGGTAAATATGGCGAAAAAATTCGGCGCAGCAGATAGTCACAAGTTCGTCAATGGTGTTTTAGACAAGGTGGCTCTAGATGTGCGTGCTACTGAAGTTAACGCAAAAGACACTAAAGCAAAGAAATAA
- the nrdR gene encoding transcriptional regulator NrdR — MHCPFCGETDTKVIDSRLVASGSQVRRRRECLSCHERFTTFESAELLMPKIIKQNGSREPFDEEKLRNGFARALEKRPVSVENMEASINKVKHYLQALGEREVTSLVIGERVMDELRLLDQVAYVRFASVYRSFQDLSEFQQEIDRLQQDHN, encoded by the coding sequence ATGCATTGCCCTTTCTGTGGTGAAACAGACACTAAGGTTATTGACTCTCGGCTGGTGGCAAGCGGCTCGCAGGTGCGTCGTCGAAGAGAATGTTTAAGCTGTCACGAACGCTTCACAACTTTCGAGTCCGCCGAGCTATTGATGCCAAAAATCATTAAACAAAATGGTTCCCGAGAACCGTTTGATGAAGAGAAATTACGTAATGGCTTTGCCAGGGCTCTGGAAAAGCGGCCCGTTAGTGTCGAAAACATGGAAGCCTCTATTAATAAAGTAAAGCACTACTTACAGGCCCTTGGTGAGCGAGAAGTCACTTCCTTGGTGATAGGAGAAAGGGTGATGGATGAGCTGCGTTTGCTTGATCAAGTAGCCTATGTGCGTTTCGCCTCCGTATATCGGAGTTTTCAAGATTTGAGTGAATTTCAACAAGAAATTGACCGACTTCAACAAGATCATAATTAA
- a CDS encoding riboflavin synthase — translation MFTGIIQAIGEIASIEKRSGDVRLTVFSSSLPWDDVELGDSIATNGVCLTAVAFIPQGFIADVSVETLDLTTIKHWQKGTAVNLEKALTPQSRLGGHIVSGHVDGMGEVVSREKDARSERFKLRAPKSLAKYIAHKGSITIDGTSLTVNEVDGDIFDLNIVPHTLDHTVIGSYSPGTQVNLEVDVIARYLERLLMGDKAAESGTASQMTESFLAQHGYLK, via the coding sequence ATGTTCACGGGCATTATTCAAGCTATTGGTGAAATAGCGTCCATAGAGAAACGCAGTGGTGATGTCAGGTTGACGGTTTTCTCGTCATCTTTACCGTGGGACGACGTTGAGCTGGGCGACTCGATTGCCACTAACGGCGTCTGTTTAACGGCAGTAGCCTTCATTCCCCAAGGCTTTATCGCCGATGTTTCCGTTGAAACATTGGATTTAACAACAATAAAACATTGGCAAAAGGGCACTGCTGTAAACTTGGAAAAGGCCTTAACCCCCCAGTCTCGCCTCGGCGGTCATATTGTCAGTGGCCATGTGGATGGTATGGGAGAGGTGGTGAGTCGGGAAAAAGACGCGCGCTCAGAGCGCTTTAAATTGCGGGCGCCAAAAAGCTTAGCCAAATATATTGCTCATAAAGGCTCGATTACTATTGATGGCACCAGTTTGACAGTGAATGAGGTCGATGGCGATATATTCGATTTGAACATTGTTCCCCATACTTTAGATCACACTGTTATCGGCAGCTATAGCCCAGGCACACAAGTGAATTTAGAGGTGGATGTCATCGCACGTTACCTTGAACGGCTATTGATGGGAGATAAAGCAGCTGAATCCGGCACTGCTAGCCAAATGACTGAATCATTTTTGGCTCAACACGGTTACTTAAAATAG
- the ribBA gene encoding bifunctional 3,4-dihydroxy-2-butanone-4-phosphate synthase/GTP cyclohydrolase II, translated as MELNTVEEIIDDIRQGKMVILMDDEDRENEGDLVIAAQQVRSEDINFMATHARGLICLTLSEQRCKQLGLPLMVDDNLSVHTTNFTVTIEAAEGVTTGISAADRARTVRAAVAAEAKPQDIVQPGHIFPIMAQQGGVLTRAGHTEAGCDLARFAGYDPSAVIVEIMNEDGTMARRPELEVFAKTHGLKIGTIADLIHYRMLNEKTVTCINERQVTTQYGDFNLMTYQNSAHDELHFALVKGDVSSGEPVMVRVHVGNTSRDVLTIQRDEQDSASWNFHRAMQCVADEGRGVVVLICHNETTHEIEDSIERVLTGKQARLKQDMSYKQIGAGAQILKELGVQKMRLMSAPLKFSAISGFDLEVTEYIKP; from the coding sequence ATGGAACTCAATACAGTTGAAGAAATAATTGACGATATTCGCCAGGGAAAGATGGTAATTCTGATGGATGACGAAGATCGTGAAAATGAAGGCGATTTAGTCATCGCTGCACAGCAAGTGCGGTCTGAAGATATTAATTTTATGGCAACTCATGCTCGTGGACTGATTTGTTTAACCCTATCGGAACAACGTTGTAAGCAGCTGGGTTTGCCTCTAATGGTGGATGATAATCTCTCCGTCCATACCACTAACTTTACTGTTACTATCGAAGCGGCTGAAGGTGTGACAACAGGTATCTCTGCGGCTGACCGGGCGCGCACGGTAAGAGCTGCCGTTGCCGCCGAAGCTAAACCTCAGGATATCGTACAGCCGGGGCATATTTTCCCTATCATGGCACAGCAAGGTGGCGTGCTTACCCGGGCGGGGCATACAGAAGCTGGCTGCGATCTTGCGCGCTTCGCTGGCTATGACCCATCTGCGGTTATTGTTGAAATCATGAACGAAGACGGTACTATGGCGCGCCGGCCAGAGTTGGAAGTGTTTGCCAAAACCCACGGTCTCAAGATCGGTACTATTGCAGATCTTATTCATTATCGAATGCTCAATGAAAAGACGGTCACTTGTATTAATGAGCGACAGGTAACCACCCAGTATGGCGACTTTAATTTGATGACATATCAAAATTCAGCACATGATGAGCTGCATTTTGCGCTAGTAAAAGGTGATGTTAGCTCGGGTGAGCCGGTGATGGTGAGAGTTCATGTAGGCAATACCTCACGAGATGTGCTCACTATTCAGCGGGATGAACAAGACAGTGCTTCTTGGAACTTTCATCGAGCGATGCAGTGCGTTGCCGATGAGGGGCGTGGTGTGGTGGTGTTGATATGTCACAATGAAACGACCCATGAAATTGAAGACAGTATTGAGCGAGTATTGACCGGCAAACAAGCGCGCTTAAAGCAGGATATGTCCTATAAGCAAATAGGTGCTGGCGCTCAAATCTTAAAAGAGTTGGGTGTACAGAAAATGCGTTTAATGAGCGCACCTTTAAAGTTCAGTGCTATTTCTGGCTTCGACCTTGAAGTCACTGAATATATAAAACCTTAA
- the thiL gene encoding thiamine-phosphate kinase: MVSALNANPLDEFALIDRYFKRLVESSHVTLGIGDDCALVDIPHGHQLAFSIDTLLADVHFFAKANPTYIAHRALSVALSDLAAMGAEPLCFTLALSLPEADEKWLASFSEGLLDCAKRYSCPLVGGDTVRGPLCISIQVHGIVPSGQAMVRSGAEAGDGIYVTGSLGDGAAALSALKGSFSVNDSAAQYLRQRYYQPIPQLELGQKLRGIASAAIDISDGLVADLGHICRASGNSGELGAELDLQALPISDAVCQHTQAEQWLEWALYGGDDYQLCFTVSQSKIASLDRLIADENFAISRIGEITRQQGIRCSESEKLLSKSNTGYKHF, from the coding sequence ATGGTAAGCGCTCTCAACGCCAATCCTCTTGATGAATTTGCACTTATCGATCGCTATTTTAAGCGTTTGGTGGAGTCATCTCATGTGACACTGGGAATTGGTGATGACTGCGCACTTGTCGACATCCCACATGGCCATCAGTTAGCCTTTTCAATTGATACTCTGCTAGCTGATGTACATTTTTTTGCCAAAGCAAACCCCACTTATATTGCACACAGAGCATTATCTGTTGCCTTAAGTGATCTCGCTGCCATGGGAGCAGAACCCTTGTGCTTTACCTTAGCGCTATCCCTTCCTGAGGCTGATGAAAAGTGGCTTGCTAGTTTTAGTGAAGGCTTATTGGATTGTGCTAAGCGTTATAGCTGTCCTCTCGTGGGGGGCGATACAGTGCGTGGCCCCCTGTGTATTTCTATTCAGGTGCATGGAATTGTGCCGTCAGGCCAAGCTATGGTTCGCAGCGGTGCCGAAGCGGGTGATGGCATTTATGTAACAGGGAGTTTAGGTGATGGGGCTGCTGCTTTAAGTGCACTTAAAGGCAGTTTTTCTGTCAATGATTCAGCGGCCCAATACTTACGTCAGCGTTATTATCAGCCGATACCACAATTGGAGCTAGGGCAAAAACTGCGAGGTATTGCCAGTGCTGCGATCGATATTTCCGATGGTTTAGTGGCTGATCTAGGACATATTTGTCGTGCTAGTGGGAATAGTGGTGAGCTAGGCGCTGAACTTGATTTACAGGCTTTGCCAATTTCAGATGCAGTTTGTCAGCACACACAAGCTGAGCAGTGGCTAGAATGGGCACTTTATGGCGGTGATGATTATCAACTTTGCTTTACTGTTAGCCAGTCAAAGATTGCCAGCCTTGATCGTTTGATAGCAGATGAGAATTTTGCTATCAGCCGAATTGGAGAAATAACTCGGCAACAAGGAATTCGCTGCAGTGAGAGTGAGAAATTATTGAGCAAAAGCAATACGGGCTATAAACATTTTTAA
- a CDS encoding di-heme-cytochrome C peroxidase, with translation MTPPVLPDYKEYKVEQLNPTGWGKHNQQWFNHASQGTATLPIPYEWILALEEPKSNPWFIFLGQKKPFFEEYILRLGFIKGTKSVDNPDKLPIGFAQTQSIYFPGIDRKSTALGFTCAACHTGQFTYEDKRYVVTGGPAMTDLGLLNQSLGAALAQTALSSKLMLFNGRFERFAGRVLGSNYNVLTRATLKKELAATISKLVKQNDTINVTEGFTRLDALNRIGNTVFATGMNRNRNYAPINAPVNYPHIWTTSWFDWVQYDASIMQPLIRNAGEALGVKAYVNSTAGFDNTTEDYVNITAATINTEASKQQRFASSIPIKNLVEIEDWLGGTHPLDAKQFNGIHAPSWPSNLPAIDQEKAQKGAALYQSLCQGCHLPPISSEDFWSDKYWYPISYQRDGREIKTEEKYLQLVVIGLDEIGTDPSQAKVLPERTVDTSGLNLATQVCTRTPSKLYEEKNTLGYLSYVPLNDSSTSMFALALGAFVQRTNDQWFEQNYVFSKQEQALYEGKRPNCLQAGLGYKARPLNGVWATAPFLHNGSIATLYDLLSPQNERPTFIELGNQAFDAKNVGILQGKQINKLNQNTRIHHRVMADYKDGRFILDTRELGNFNTGHVFDDKPNTRGVIGRKLSEEERYQIIEYLKTLSINS, from the coding sequence ATGACGCCCCCGGTTTTACCTGACTACAAAGAGTACAAAGTAGAGCAACTTAACCCCACTGGCTGGGGTAAACATAATCAACAGTGGTTTAACCACGCGTCACAAGGCACAGCAACTCTGCCCATCCCCTACGAGTGGATTTTGGCGTTAGAAGAGCCTAAATCTAATCCATGGTTTATTTTCCTCGGTCAAAAAAAACCATTTTTTGAAGAATATATATTACGCCTAGGTTTTATAAAAGGAACAAAATCTGTCGATAACCCCGATAAACTCCCTATAGGCTTTGCGCAAACTCAAAGCATATATTTCCCCGGCATAGATCGAAAATCCACGGCCTTAGGCTTTACTTGTGCAGCCTGTCATACCGGCCAGTTCACATACGAAGACAAACGTTACGTAGTGACTGGCGGCCCAGCAATGACAGATTTAGGTTTACTCAATCAGTCTTTAGGTGCAGCACTGGCGCAAACCGCGCTTTCCAGTAAATTGATGTTATTCAATGGGCGTTTCGAACGCTTTGCAGGACGGGTGTTGGGTAGTAATTATAATGTGCTCACTCGCGCAACCTTAAAAAAAGAGCTAGCAGCAACAATTAGCAAACTTGTTAAGCAGAACGATACGATTAATGTTACCGAAGGCTTTACCCGTTTAGACGCGTTAAATCGTATAGGTAACACTGTATTTGCAACAGGAATGAATCGTAATCGCAATTATGCCCCTATTAATGCACCGGTAAATTATCCTCATATTTGGACAACCTCCTGGTTTGACTGGGTACAGTATGATGCTTCGATTATGCAGCCCCTAATTCGTAACGCGGGAGAAGCTTTGGGGGTTAAAGCCTATGTTAATAGCACTGCAGGCTTCGACAATACAACAGAAGATTACGTCAATATAACAGCTGCCACTATTAATACAGAGGCAAGTAAGCAGCAACGCTTCGCCTCCTCAATTCCAATAAAGAATCTTGTAGAGATTGAGGATTGGTTAGGAGGAACCCATCCTCTTGATGCCAAGCAGTTCAATGGTATACACGCTCCCAGCTGGCCATCGAACCTTCCTGCTATCGATCAAGAAAAAGCTCAGAAAGGCGCGGCCCTATATCAGTCTCTTTGCCAGGGCTGCCACCTGCCGCCAATTTCCAGCGAAGACTTTTGGAGCGATAAATATTGGTATCCAATCAGTTACCAACGGGATGGAAGAGAAATAAAAACAGAAGAGAAATACCTACAATTGGTTGTTATTGGTTTGGACGAAATCGGTACAGATCCATCCCAAGCTAAGGTCTTGCCCGAACGTACCGTCGACACCAGCGGCTTAAACTTAGCCACTCAGGTTTGTACACGCACTCCCTCCAAATTATACGAAGAAAAAAATACATTGGGTTATTTAAGTTATGTCCCTCTAAACGATAGTTCGACCAGTATGTTTGCACTTGCATTGGGCGCATTTGTGCAACGGACTAATGATCAATGGTTTGAACAGAACTATGTTTTTTCCAAACAAGAACAAGCCTTATACGAGGGCAAACGACCCAATTGTTTACAAGCGGGGCTTGGCTACAAAGCCCGTCCATTAAATGGTGTCTGGGCGACGGCGCCCTTCTTACATAACGGTTCTATAGCTACCCTATACGACCTATTATCACCACAAAACGAACGTCCTACTTTTATTGAGCTAGGCAACCAAGCATTTGATGCTAAAAACGTCGGAATTTTACAAGGCAAGCAGATAAACAAGCTTAACCAGAACACCAGAATCCACCATCGGGTTATGGCAGACTATAAAGATGGACGTTTTATTTTAGATACACGTGAGTTAGGCAATTTTAATACTGGCCATGTCTTCGATGACAAACCCAATACCCGTGGGGTGATAGGGAGAAAATTATCAGAAGAAGAGCGCTATCAGATTATCGAGTATTTAAAAACACTCTCTATAAATAGTTAA
- the ribH gene encoding 6,7-dimethyl-8-ribityllumazine synthase — translation MAINVIEGDFSSVSGKYALLVSRWNSFVVEHLKEGAIDTLRRQGVSDDDIEIVYAPGAFEFPLAAQKLAQTKKYDAIIALGAVIRGGTPHFDYVAGECTKGLAQVSLNTGLPITFGVLTVDSIEQAIERSGTKAGNKGAEAAHTALEMVSLLKNI, via the coding sequence ATGGCAATAAATGTAATTGAAGGTGATTTTAGTTCGGTAAGTGGTAAGTATGCGTTGCTTGTTAGCCGCTGGAATAGTTTTGTTGTAGAGCACTTAAAAGAAGGTGCAATCGATACTCTGCGTCGTCAAGGTGTTAGCGATGATGATATTGAAATTGTCTACGCCCCCGGTGCATTCGAATTTCCATTGGCAGCACAGAAATTAGCGCAAACCAAAAAATATGATGCCATTATTGCCTTAGGGGCCGTTATACGTGGTGGTACTCCTCACTTTGACTATGTGGCTGGTGAATGTACCAAGGGCCTTGCTCAGGTATCGCTGAACACTGGGTTGCCTATCACTTTTGGTGTTTTGACAGTGGATTCTATCGAGCAAGCAATCGAGCGCTCGGGCACTAAAGCTGGCAACAAAGGAGCCGAAGCTGCTCACACGGCACTGGAAATGGTGTCACTGTTGAAAAATATTTAA
- a CDS encoding helix-turn-helix domain-containing protein, translating into MADEIGSTRRVIAYYETESDHPPANLLVDLAKALNVTTDELLGVKPVKQKAAKTDNRLQRRFQQIEKLPAKERRQLVQVIDTFLKAAQVAT; encoded by the coding sequence CTGGCTGACGAGATCGGTTCAACTCGACGTGTGATTGCCTACTATGAAACGGAGAGCGACCACCCACCCGCTAACCTGTTGGTGGATTTAGCTAAAGCGTTAAATGTGACCACTGATGAATTGCTGGGTGTTAAGCCAGTTAAGCAAAAAGCGGCTAAAACGGACAATCGTTTGCAACGTCGATTTCAGCAAATTGAGAAGTTACCCGCCAAAGAGCGGCGACAGTTAGTACAGGTCATTGATACGTTTTTGAAGGCTGCACAGGTAGCAACATGA
- the ribA gene encoding GTP cyclohydrolase II, translating into MAVTYVETSKLPTPMGTFQIHGFIDDEDGKEHIILSMGDLASGEPTLVRIHSECLTGDALFSLRCDCGAQLQAAMEKIAAEGRGAIFYLRQEGRGIGLTNKIRAYQLQDNGADTVEANEKLGFGADMRDYSMLKPMFEKVGITRVKLMTNNPRKIAALKDLNVEVIERLAHETGRNPHNANYLETKKGKLGHLIAGEDK; encoded by the coding sequence GTGGCGGTTACATACGTCGAAACATCTAAATTGCCCACCCCTATGGGGACTTTTCAAATCCATGGGTTTATTGATGATGAAGATGGCAAAGAACATATTATTTTATCTATGGGCGATCTGGCCAGTGGTGAACCCACGTTGGTAAGAATTCATTCGGAATGCCTTACCGGGGATGCGCTTTTTAGTTTGCGTTGTGATTGCGGTGCGCAATTGCAAGCGGCGATGGAAAAAATTGCTGCAGAAGGACGAGGGGCTATTTTTTATCTAAGGCAGGAAGGCCGAGGTATTGGCTTAACAAATAAAATTCGCGCTTATCAATTACAAGATAATGGTGCCGATACTGTCGAAGCTAATGAGAAACTTGGCTTTGGCGCTGATATGCGTGATTATTCCATGTTAAAGCCTATGTTTGAAAAAGTGGGCATTACGCGCGTAAAACTTATGACTAATAACCCACGTAAGATTGCTGCGTTAAAAGACTTAAACGTTGAAGTTATTGAGCGACTCGCCCATGAGACAGGGCGTAACCCCCATAATGCAAATTATTTGGAAACTAAAAAAGGCAAGCTTGGGCATTTAATTGCTGGCGAAGATAAATAA